A region from the Silene latifolia isolate original U9 population chromosome 7, ASM4854445v1, whole genome shotgun sequence genome encodes:
- the LOC141590324 gene encoding uncharacterized protein LOC141590324 yields the protein MALSMLEVTLFLHFGYQWLRGSHPPVPWYKDVWDSWIIPKHCVIGWLIQRKALNTRDKLFQHGISGSNCCVFCELAPETHDHLFSDCIYSKQVISLIEHWMHLRFQTPPGHCPTVRRKVWRVIKLSCWYVLWMERNTCRLELKLRRPELLVSEIQKTVQLRVQQKIAG from the coding sequence ATGGCTCTCTCGATGCTAGAGGTTACTCTATTTCTGCATTTTGGGTATCAATGGCTACGGGGATCACACCCCCCTGTACCTTGGTATAAGGATGTGTGGGATAGCTGGATAATCCCTAAGCATTGTGTTATTGGGTGGCTCATTCAGAGGAAAGCTCTGAATACTAGAGACAAATTATTTCAGCATGGGATTAGTGGCAGCAATTGTTGTGTGTTCTGTGAGCTTGCACCAGAAACCCATGATCACCTCTTTTCTGATTGTATCTACAGCAAACAGGTGATTAGCTTAATTGAACACTGGATGCATCTGAGGTTTCAAACTCCCCCTGGTCATTGTCCTACTGTCAGGAGGAAAGTTTGGAGAGTGATTAAACTATCCTGTTGGTATGTCCTCTGGATGGAAAGGAATACTTGCAGGCTTGAATTGAAGTTACGCAGACCTGAGTTGCTTGTGTCTGAAATTCAGAAGACAGTTCAGCTACGAGTTCAGCAGAAAATtgcggggtaa